One Streptococcus gallolyticus subsp. gallolyticus DSM 16831 DNA window includes the following coding sequences:
- a CDS encoding homoserine dehydrogenase, producing MSIKIALLGFGTVASGVPFLLKENQSKITEAAHDTIEITKVLVKDDDEKNRLLAAGNDYNFVTNVDDILSDDSIDIVIELMGRIEPARTFITKALEAGKNVVSANKDLIATHGKELIELAKDKGVAFYYEAAVAGGIPILRTLANSLTSDKVTRILGVLNGTSNFMMTKMVDEGWTYEDALKTAQELGYAESDPTNDVEGIDAAYKAVILSQFGFGMTIDFDDVAHKGITTITPDDVAVAQELGYVIKLVGDVREVESGISAEVSPTFLPKAHPLASVNDVMNAVFVESIGIGESMYYGPGAGQKPTATSVTADIIRICRRIKDGNVGKPFNEFVRETTLANPADVKSHYYFAINTPDKKGQLLRLAEIFNSENISFEQVLQQKANGTRARVVIITHSMSKTQLADVTAKLEAVEDFQVVNTLKVLGE from the coding sequence ATGTCAATAAAAATTGCTTTACTCGGTTTTGGTACTGTTGCCAGTGGTGTTCCTTTCCTTTTGAAAGAAAATCAATCAAAAATTACTGAAGCAGCCCATGACACGATTGAAATCACTAAGGTTCTTGTCAAAGATGATGACGAAAAAAATCGTTTGTTAGCTGCTGGAAATGATTATAATTTCGTTACAAATGTTGATGATATTTTGAGTGATGATAGCATTGACATTGTTATTGAATTAATGGGACGCATTGAGCCTGCTCGTACATTCATTACAAAAGCACTTGAAGCAGGAAAAAATGTTGTTTCTGCCAATAAAGACTTGATTGCCACTCATGGTAAAGAATTAATTGAACTTGCCAAAGATAAGGGCGTTGCTTTCTATTATGAAGCAGCTGTTGCTGGTGGTATCCCAATTCTTCGTACACTTGCTAATTCGCTTACTTCTGATAAAGTTACACGTATTTTGGGTGTTCTTAATGGTACATCTAACTTTATGATGACTAAAATGGTTGATGAAGGTTGGACTTACGAAGATGCGCTTAAAACAGCTCAAGAGCTTGGTTATGCTGAAAGTGACCCAACAAATGACGTCGAAGGTATCGATGCTGCCTATAAAGCTGTTATTTTAAGCCAATTTGGTTTTGGAATGACGATTGATTTTGATGATGTTGCACATAAGGGAATCACAACAATCACACCAGATGATGTTGCTGTCGCTCAAGAACTTGGCTATGTCATCAAATTGGTCGGAGATGTGCGTGAAGTTGAATCAGGTATCTCAGCAGAAGTTTCACCAACTTTCTTGCCAAAAGCACATCCGCTTGCTAGTGTTAACGATGTTATGAATGCTGTCTTTGTGGAGTCAATCGGTATCGGGGAATCAATGTATTATGGACCTGGTGCTGGTCAAAAACCAACAGCAACGTCTGTAACTGCTGATATTATCCGTATTTGTCGTCGTATTAAAGACGGTAATGTTGGGAAACCATTTAACGAATTTGTTCGTGAAACAACATTGGCAAATCCTGCAGATGTGAAGAGCCATTATTACTTTGCGATTAATACCCCTGATAAAAAAGGTCAATTGCTTCGTTTAGCTGAAATTTTCAATTCTGAAAATATTTCATTTGAACAAGTGCTTCAACAAAAAGCCAATGGTACACGTGCGCGTGTGGTTATCATTACACACTCAATGAGTAAAACACAGTTGGCTGATGTAACAGCTAAATTGGAAGCGGTAGAAGATTTCCAAGTGGTTAATACACTTAAAGTATTAGGCGAATAA
- a CDS encoding cysteine ABC transporter substrate-binding protein: MKIVKRFLAIVSLLVVVLLVGCSTSKSSSSTSSSSSSSGNTAKARTLDEIKESGTIKIGVFSDKKPFGYVDDKGDYQGYDVYFADRLAKDLGVDVEYVAVDPASRVEYLTSAKVDIILANFTVTDERAEQVDFALPYMKVALGVVSPSSKLISSVDDLEGKTLIVGKGTTAETYFEKNYPKVNLLKYDQYSEAYQALLDGRGDALSTDNTEVLAWALENKGYEVGITSLGDTDTIAPAVQKGNTELLDWINDEIKTLGEENFFHKDYEETLEPVYGDAANPDDLVVEGGNVD, translated from the coding sequence ATGAAAATTGTAAAACGTTTTTTAGCGATTGTTAGTTTGTTAGTTGTGGTTTTGTTAGTCGGTTGTTCGACATCAAAATCCTCTTCTTCAACGTCATCTAGTAGTTCGTCATCAGGAAATACAGCAAAAGCTCGTACTTTAGATGAAATCAAAGAGAGCGGAACAATCAAGATTGGTGTCTTTTCTGATAAAAAGCCATTTGGCTACGTTGATGATAAGGGAGACTATCAAGGATATGATGTTTATTTTGCTGATCGCTTAGCCAAGGATTTAGGCGTGGATGTGGAATATGTCGCTGTTGACCCCGCTAGCCGTGTAGAATACCTGACATCGGCTAAGGTTGATATTATCCTAGCGAATTTTACAGTTACCGATGAACGTGCTGAACAAGTCGATTTTGCGCTTCCATATATGAAAGTTGCACTTGGAGTTGTCTCACCAAGCAGTAAATTGATTTCTTCTGTTGATGATTTGGAAGGAAAAACATTGATTGTTGGTAAAGGAACAACTGCTGAAACTTATTTTGAAAAGAATTATCCAAAAGTTAATTTATTAAAATATGACCAATATAGCGAAGCTTATCAAGCGCTTCTTGATGGTCGTGGTGATGCTCTTTCAACTGATAATACAGAGGTTCTTGCTTGGGCATTGGAAAATAAAGGTTACGAAGTTGGAATTACAAGTTTAGGAGATACTGATACGATTGCTCCAGCTGTCCAAAAAGGAAACACAGAACTTCTTGACTGGATTAACGACGAAATCAAGACATTAGGCGAAGAAAACTTTTTCCATAAAGATTACGAAGAAACGCTTGAACCTGTTTATGGAGACGCAGCTAACCCTGATGATTTGGTTGTCGAAGGTGGTAACGTAGATTAG
- the pabB gene encoding aminodeoxychorismate synthase component I — translation MHKKTVVDFKELGHRLIFENPVKILATKLIDDVEAILKKVVYYQSQGYYVVGYVSYEAGKAFENNFSVKTFPLSGEYLVYFTVHSEVKKEPFPLDYEMNITMPQVWESKTDKDEYEKAISEIRQQIRQGNTYQVNYTVQLHNRINSNLFELYNRLVIEQDAKYNCYIEHDDFAVLSMSPELFFEKNGSKLTTRPMKGTVARGINDAQDFRNKYWLANDSKNRSENMMIVDLLRNDMGRISELGSVTVSKLCDIEQYSTVWQMTSTIESQLKKDLSLFDIFNALFPCGSITGAPKISTMSIINQLEPSPRGVYCGSIGICLPHDDRAIFNVAIRTIQVKDDQAIYGVGGGITWDSEWESEYRETREKSAFLYKSQPTFDILTTAKITQKKVIFLKEHTKRLKSSARFFGWPFSETEFLDKISELLKTLDLSDYRLRVLLHKSGQLSFEVSMLEDLPSTFLQAKLVQREEACDSPFTYFKTSYRPHIPNSDKEQVFISSDGYLQETSIGNIILEIDGTYYTPPVEVGILDGIYRKYLIQQGEVTERYLTKTDLENADHIYVCNSVRGLYEIDII, via the coding sequence ATGCATAAAAAGACTGTGGTTGATTTCAAAGAATTGGGACACCGATTAATTTTTGAAAATCCAGTAAAAATATTAGCAACAAAGTTGATTGATGATGTAGAGGCTATTCTTAAGAAAGTAGTTTATTATCAAAGTCAAGGATACTATGTTGTTGGTTATGTCAGTTATGAGGCAGGAAAAGCATTTGAAAACAATTTTTCTGTAAAGACTTTTCCGTTATCTGGGGAATACCTTGTTTACTTTACGGTTCATAGTGAAGTAAAAAAAGAACCCTTTCCTCTTGATTACGAGATGAATATCACAATGCCACAAGTTTGGGAATCTAAGACGGATAAAGATGAATATGAGAAAGCTATCTCAGAAATTAGACAACAAATTCGTCAGGGAAATACCTATCAAGTTAATTATACTGTACAGCTTCATAATAGAATTAATTCGAATCTTTTTGAGCTTTACAATCGGCTAGTGATTGAACAAGATGCCAAATATAATTGTTATATTGAACATGATGATTTTGCCGTCTTATCAATGAGTCCAGAATTATTTTTTGAAAAAAATGGCTCAAAATTGACAACACGTCCAATGAAAGGTACTGTTGCTCGTGGGATTAATGATGCGCAAGATTTTAGAAATAAATATTGGTTAGCTAATGATAGTAAGAATCGCTCTGAAAATATGATGATTGTCGATCTTCTAAGAAACGATATGGGACGTATTTCAGAATTGGGAAGTGTAACAGTAAGCAAACTCTGTGATATCGAACAATATTCTACTGTTTGGCAAATGACTTCAACGATTGAAAGTCAATTGAAGAAAGATTTATCTCTATTTGATATTTTTAACGCCCTTTTTCCGTGTGGTTCCATAACAGGAGCACCTAAAATTTCGACAATGTCAATAATCAATCAGCTAGAACCTTCTCCACGAGGTGTCTATTGTGGTTCTATTGGAATATGTTTGCCTCACGATGACAGAGCAATTTTTAATGTTGCTATTAGAACAATTCAGGTGAAGGATGATCAAGCAATCTACGGTGTTGGTGGGGGGATTACTTGGGATAGTGAATGGGAAAGTGAGTACAGGGAAACACGTGAAAAGAGTGCTTTTTTGTATAAATCACAGCCCACATTCGATATTTTAACAACGGCTAAGATTACACAAAAAAAGGTAATTTTCCTTAAAGAGCATACAAAGCGTTTAAAAAGTTCGGCTCGATTTTTTGGATGGCCTTTTTCTGAAACAGAATTTTTAGATAAAATTTCAGAATTGCTTAAGACACTAGATTTGTCTGATTATCGTCTAAGGGTATTACTTCATAAATCTGGTCAACTATCGTTTGAAGTGTCGATGTTAGAAGATTTGCCCTCAACATTTTTACAGGCTAAATTGGTTCAAAGAGAAGAAGCGTGTGATTCACCCTTTACCTATTTTAAAACAAGTTATCGCCCTCATATTCCTAATTCTGATAAGGAACAAGTTTTCATTTCTAGTGATGGCTATTTGCAAGAAACTTCAATAGGGAATATTATTTTAGAAATCGATGGGACTTATTATACTCCGCCAGTTGAAGTTGGGATATTAGATGGCATATATAGGAAGTATTTAATTCAACAAGGAGAAGTAACTGAACGCTATTTAACAAAGACAGATTTGGAGAATGCTGACCATATTTATGTGTGTAATAGCGTTCGTGGGCTTTATGAGATAGACATTATATAA
- the thrB gene encoding homoserine kinase, producing the protein MRITVPATSANVGPGFDSVGVAVSKYLTIEILEPSEKWEVLHDLGDVPSDETNLLITTALQVKADLQPHRIKMVSDIPLARGLGSSSSVIVAGIELANQLAHLQLSADEKLVIATKIEGHPDNVAPAIFGNLVISSYVDEKVNSAVAAFPEASFVAFIPNYELKTSDSRNVLPNEFSYKEAVAASSIANVAIAALLTGDLEKAGKAIEADLFHERFRQKLVKEFAPIKEAAHEVGAYATYLSGAGPTIMTLAPKAKEAELVERLEALALDGEVVALYVDTKGVFVEKD; encoded by the coding sequence ATGAGAATTACAGTACCAGCAACCTCTGCTAATGTTGGACCAGGCTTTGATTCGGTCGGCGTAGCGGTTTCTAAGTACTTAACGATTGAGATTTTAGAGCCTTCTGAAAAATGGGAGGTTTTACATGATTTGGGTGACGTTCCTAGTGACGAAACAAATCTTTTGATTACGACAGCTTTACAAGTGAAAGCTGACCTACAACCACATCGTATTAAAATGGTTTCAGATATCCCGCTAGCACGAGGATTAGGGTCATCTTCATCAGTTATTGTGGCTGGAATTGAGTTAGCTAATCAGTTGGCTCATTTACAGCTTTCAGCTGATGAAAAATTGGTGATTGCAACAAAAATCGAAGGGCATCCAGACAATGTTGCGCCAGCTATTTTTGGTAATCTTGTTATTTCATCTTATGTTGATGAAAAGGTCAATAGTGCCGTTGCTGCCTTTCCTGAAGCCTCTTTTGTGGCTTTCATTCCTAATTATGAATTAAAGACTAGCGATAGCCGCAATGTGTTGCCAAATGAGTTTTCTTATAAGGAAGCTGTTGCTGCCTCATCAATTGCCAATGTAGCTATTGCTGCGCTTCTAACAGGTGATTTGGAAAAAGCTGGAAAAGCGATTGAAGCTGACCTTTTCCATGAACGTTTCCGTCAAAAACTAGTTAAAGAATTTGCACCGATTAAAGAAGCAGCTCACGAGGTTGGTGCCTATGCAACTTACCTATCTGGTGCAGGTCCAACGATTATGACCTTGGCTCCAAAAGCAAAAGAAGCAGAGCTTGTTGAGCGCCTTGAAGCGCTCGCTTTGGATGGTGAAGTTGTCGCACTTTACGTTGATACTAAAGGAGTTTTTGTTGAAAAAGACTAA
- a CDS encoding amino acid ABC transporter ATP-binding protein: MKPILEISDLKKSYGEHNVLNDLSFSVDEGEVLVILGPSGCGKSTLLRCINGLESIQSGVVSLEGEEILNNPKELPLIRQKIGMVFQSYDLFPHLTVLKNLLLAPTRAQKRPRKEVEAEALELLERVGLAGRENSFPHELSGGQKQRVAIVRSLLLHPKVILFDEVTASLDPEMVREVLELIGELANEGRTMIIVTHELQFAKAIADRIIFLENGHIVEENDAKAFFTQPKTQRARDFLNVFDFSTVG, from the coding sequence TTGAAACCGATTTTAGAAATTAGCGATTTAAAGAAATCCTATGGTGAACACAATGTTTTGAATGATTTGTCGTTTTCAGTTGACGAAGGTGAGGTGTTGGTTATCTTAGGTCCGTCAGGCTGTGGAAAATCAACTTTGCTACGTTGCATTAACGGTTTGGAATCCATTCAATCAGGTGTTGTGAGCCTTGAGGGGGAAGAAATTTTAAATAACCCTAAAGAGTTACCTTTGATTCGCCAAAAAATTGGCATGGTTTTTCAATCTTATGACCTTTTTCCTCATTTGACCGTTTTGAAAAATCTCTTGCTGGCTCCTACCAGAGCACAAAAACGTCCGCGAAAGGAAGTCGAAGCAGAAGCTTTAGAACTTTTGGAACGTGTTGGTTTGGCTGGTAGGGAAAACAGTTTTCCGCATGAACTATCAGGTGGACAAAAGCAACGTGTGGCGATTGTGAGGAGCTTGCTTTTGCATCCAAAGGTCATTTTATTTGACGAAGTGACAGCTTCGCTAGACCCTGAAATGGTCAGAGAAGTTTTAGAGTTGATTGGTGAATTGGCAAATGAAGGTCGAACCATGATTATTGTGACCCATGAGTTGCAATTTGCCAAAGCCATTGCTGATCGTATCATTTTTCTGGAAAATGGTCATATCGTTGAGGAAAATGATGCCAAGGCGTTTTTCACGCAACCTAAGACACAACGCGCACGTGACTTTTTAAATGTGTTTGATTTTTCAACGGTTGGTTAA
- a CDS encoding amino acid ABC transporter permease yields MQDSGLQVLFQGNNLWRLFQGLLVTINISLLSIVISIVFGFLFGFVMTSRFRIVRVLAQIYLEFIRIMPQLVLLFLVYFGLARTFNLNLSGEVAALIVFSMWGIAEMGDLVRGALTSLPKHQFESGLALGLTKTQLFIYVIIPQILRRLLPQAVNLMTRMIKTTSLIVLIGVVEVVKVGQQIIEANRLTVPSAAIWIYGLIFLMYFAVCFPISRLSMYLEKVWKE; encoded by the coding sequence ATGCAGGATTCGGGGCTACAAGTGCTCTTTCAGGGAAATAATTTATGGCGGTTATTTCAAGGGCTGTTGGTGACGATTAATATCTCTTTATTGTCAATTGTGATTTCGATTGTTTTCGGCTTTTTATTCGGTTTTGTAATGACCTCACGTTTTCGTATCGTACGCGTCTTGGCTCAGATTTATTTGGAATTTATCAGAATAATGCCACAATTGGTACTATTGTTTTTAGTTTATTTTGGTTTGGCACGAACATTTAATCTTAATTTATCGGGAGAAGTTGCGGCGCTTATTGTCTTTTCAATGTGGGGAATTGCTGAGATGGGTGACCTTGTTCGCGGAGCACTAACATCGCTACCCAAACATCAATTCGAAAGTGGGCTAGCTTTAGGGCTAACAAAAACGCAGTTATTCATTTATGTGATTATTCCGCAGATTTTACGGCGATTATTGCCACAAGCGGTTAATTTGATGACACGGATGATAAAAACAACGTCATTGATTGTCTTGATAGGAGTTGTGGAAGTGGTGAAAGTCGGGCAGCAAATTATCGAAGCTAACCGTCTCACGGTACCAAGCGCAGCGATTTGGATATATGGACTGATATTCTTGATGTATTTTGCGGTTTGTTTTCCAATTTCACGATTATCAATGTATTTAGAAAAAGTGTGGAAGGAGTAG
- the rarD gene encoding EamA family transporter RarD, which translates to MKKTNLGILLGLITYILWGFLSLYWKLLSGVNSYNTFSYRIIFTVLTMLVYMVLSKNKERYRGEIRQLISHKQELAMAVLASFLIALNWLTYIFAVSHQQATQASFGYYIMPLVSILLALVFLHERLSPWMTAAIIIAGIGVGILAINTGQVPLVSILLAVTFALYGLVKKNVKLSSDVAMLVESSVVAPFVLIYLLFFSKESLLDYSLLENVLLLVSGIVTAIPLLLFAEAVKRAPLNIIGFIQYINPTIQLAIAVFVFHEKVGNGEVSGFIFIWIAIAIFILGQLMSLRKKSR; encoded by the coding sequence TTGAAAAAGACTAATTTGGGGATTTTGCTTGGCTTAATAACCTATATTTTGTGGGGCTTTTTATCCCTTTATTGGAAATTACTTTCAGGTGTTAATTCATATAACACCTTTTCTTATCGCATTATTTTTACTGTTTTAACAATGTTGGTTTACATGGTTTTATCCAAAAATAAGGAGCGATACCGTGGTGAAATTCGCCAACTTATCAGTCATAAGCAAGAACTTGCTATGGCTGTTTTGGCAAGTTTTTTGATTGCATTGAATTGGTTAACTTATATCTTTGCAGTTAGTCACCAGCAGGCAACACAAGCTAGTTTTGGCTATTATATTATGCCCCTTGTGTCAATATTATTAGCATTAGTTTTCCTACATGAACGATTGAGTCCATGGATGACTGCGGCGATTATCATTGCAGGCATTGGTGTGGGAATTTTAGCAATTAACACAGGGCAGGTGCCTCTTGTTTCGATACTGTTAGCAGTTACCTTTGCTTTGTATGGACTGGTTAAGAAAAATGTCAAGTTATCCAGTGACGTTGCCATGTTGGTAGAAAGTAGTGTTGTCGCCCCTTTTGTGCTTATCTATTTGCTATTCTTTTCAAAAGAAAGTTTATTAGATTATAGCTTGCTAGAAAATGTGCTACTTTTAGTATCTGGCATTGTGACGGCGATTCCTTTGTTGCTGTTTGCAGAAGCGGTAAAACGTGCGCCGTTGAATATCATTGGGTTTATCCAATACATCAATCCCACAATTCAACTGGCAATAGCCGTGTTCGTTTTTCACGAAAAGGTAGGCAATGGAGAAGTTAGTGGTTTTATTTTCATCTGGATAGCGATTGCTATTTTTATCTTAGGACAGCTGATGTCGTTGCGGAAGAAAAGCAGGTAA